The sequence TTAGTGAGCATATGTAAATTAACCTTTCACTCCTTGTTGGTATCCTGCTTTCTTGTTTATGCACTGAATTTCTCAATATTACGAAAATGATACAGAAATGCTCACTAATTTGGTTATATGTACAATAATAACTGGGTTCACAATTATGTATTTATAGatagttaataatttttttaatataaatacatgATATTGGCAAAAGCTACTGGTTCACGGGAACCCACTGGCTTAAGTCTAGATCCGCCCCCGATGACGAGGAGTATAAATTTTATGAATTTGTTAGGATACTCTATACTATTCAATTTTCACCCGTTggtatataatattataaatatttgcTTATCAATTAATTAACAATGGAAAAAAATGATAAGCAGAATGTATTTTTCAGGTTCACATGCAAATCATAAATATCAACCATAACTTAAAGGGACCCTAacttatatttaataattaataaaattcaaAGGGTATTAAGCAAACATGTTCTatcaattaatgaaaataaattataaatgaaaAGTCAGTTTGTACTTGTCTGTACAGATTCATTTCATTAGATTATAAGTCAAAGGCTAAGTTAAGATATCATGTGAAGTAGAAGAATAAACAAAAATGAAACTTCATTGAAATCTACATTTTTCAATTATTCCAAGTGACACAGAGGAAATTACGGCAACTAATTAAGACTTTTTAGGTAAGCCACGTTCTTGGCTTGTATTTGACTCGTTTgagaatttaataatttttttaattatttggtaTCCGAAATCATggaaaactaatttaaatttgCGCTGAGTAAGCTCATAAGAGGGTAAAATGTTCTTTACTAAGAAGTTTTTTATTTTCGAGCGCGAACCAGAAACCTCTAGTTAAGCGAAAGGCAGGAGTAGAGCTAGGGTATCGAAAGAGGGTTCATTCGAATCCcgttcgccgaaaaattacattgtatctataaggttaaaaaaaaaattatgcatAAATAGCATATATTTTATCTTCTTGACTTGTTTCGCGTGTTTACTTATAAAAATCCTCGCTCCGCCACCAGAAGAAAGATTCCAATTATCTCACCTCTAGTTAAGAGGAAGAAGTTTCCAATTATCTCACTATATATTGTAAAAAGATTTTACACTATTCATATAGTTTAACTGAATATAATATGTTGTTTTTATGTTTCTTAAGTTGTCAAATCAAACTACTATGCTATTGGTTGTTGTAcgtaaattttattttgtgtctcgtataactgacactagttgtatgaggtaacttttttgtctcacagtttTATGGACCCAAAAGAAtaagattggggtccacaaatttgtgagacaaaaaagagCGTCATACAACTAGTGTAAGTTTTATGAgtcacaaaataaaacttctcgttgTTGTAGGTCAATAGTTAATCTGATATAATACTCCcttcggtccaaaataagtgattttttagtcctttttttgtggtccaaaataagtgatttttccaaatttcaagaataaattaattttttttcctacattgtccttggagtaaataatgttggagtatgtgttaggagtatttatgtgaagagatagtaaagatTAATATGGTCAGTTTAATTGCTAATTgatgttaaaaggtgaatttcttaatctgtgtgaaaacagctaaaaaatacttattttggaTCAGAGGGAGTAAGAAACTACGGTCAAACCTCTGTATAATAACCTTGTTTTCGGACATTTTTTTGCTGCTATAGCGAAGTGCTATTATAAAGAATATGTATTACACACAAGATGAAATTTGATTCCAAAAAACACTTAGCCGTTATAAAAAAGTGTTGACTGTAGAGATGTTTGACAGtagtatattttgtataatgGTTATAAATGATAGTAACCGTTATAGAGATGTTCGACAGTAGTATATTTTGTAAGTACATAAAAGTTAAGctcttttcttaataaaataatatcaagttttcaatcaaataaagAGGAAAATGAGACAACCCGACACATTTCACGGCTAATTTAGTGGCACTATGTAATGGCTAtacactttttctttttctttttctttttattcttatcTTTACTAAACTTTTATGTTCTTTCCTTCATTAATCTTTAAATAGGACATGTTCTTGGTTTTTTCTCTTCATTCTATTTGACACTACTTTTTTCACTAAGTTTTTGCACTAAAATGGCTtcccttttttctctttcttttgtacTCATTTTTTGTTTGTACATCAGCTTTGCTTCTGCAACATCTGCTCCTTATCTTGATGGTAAGTTCTACTCTTATGTAAattcttctttactttcttgaATGTTATTAAAAGTGAGCAACTCTAGCTGCTATAAAGATGAGTAGTACTTAGAAATGTTATTTTACCCGGTGCGAATAGAGTGCTCACCCGAAGGGCAGGTTGTAGCGGCCGCGAGTTTTCTTGgggttccaaaaaaaaaatgatgcTATTGATACGTAGGAGTCATTTGGTAGTGCGTATGGGTAATCAGTTGAACACCTTTTGCCGGTACATTATACTGTGTACAGGCAGCCTGGTGTACAAGGCAACTTGTATTAAAGTTGAATCCGCAAAAGGTCgcaccccaaggggtgtgatgAACATAGGCGGACCTAGGATTTGAACGTGGGTGCACTTTTGGATTCAACCAAAATCTGATTTGTATATAGGGTACGCACTACTAATATATTACTATTTTTTaagtacatatatatgtatatatggaaTTTTTGTCGAACTTTAAGGGGGCCGGTGACCCCTCTTAGTACAGCATAGGTCCGCCTTTGGTGATGAAGGCGgactaccctaatgcaagcattagtgactgCTTCCACAGTTCGAACCGTGACCTTAATATTACTTTTTATGCATATTAGTTAAATGTTGAACACTCTTAGCCAAATTCGTAGCTTCGCCATTGCTACTATAAGAGTAGCAAATAGATCAAGTTGTGGTTGTAGCTAACTTTTAGACCTCAGCTAATAAGATTGCATTTCAGCATTTTTGTACTGTATGCTATATGTTGTGCGGACTCTCCAAATATGTTGCCGCCTCCGTGTCGGATCCTCAAAAAATGCACTGCTTTTGGAGGATCCCACACGCACGCGTCTGCATTTTTTAGGAGTCTGAGCAACATCGACTGTATGCATGGGTTTAACAAGTTTGTAGGTCTATAAGTCACAGCAAATGAAATTCTTGAGCTATTTGTTTCCTGAAATAACTAATCACTCAGAATATTTGGGTGAATGTTATCTCCAATATACTGCTAGCTGAGAGATGATATTGATCTCTTTTGTAATATTTCACAGATTTACTGCAAAATGGAGACTTTGAACAAGGGCCAAAACCATCAAATATGAAGAAAACAGTGATCATTGGCAAATACTCCTTGCCCAAATGGGAAAAAAAGGGTATAGTAGAATGGGTATCCGGTGGGCCCCAGCCGGGCGGCTTCTACTTTCCGATCCCTCGTGGGGCCCACGCGGTTCGGTTAGGGAATGAGGCTTCTATCTCTCAATATGTAAAAGTGAAGCCAAACAAAACATATTCCCTCACATTTGGAGCCACCAGGACTTGTGCTCAAGACGAGGTCCTTACTGTCTCAGCTGCAGGAATGTCGGGTGATCTTCCCATTCAGACACTATATAGTGCTGATGGTGGTGATACTTATGCTTGGGCTTTCAAAGCAAATTCTGATCTTGTTAAGGTCACATTTCACAACCCTGGCATCCAAGAAGATCCAACTTGTGGACCACTTATAGACCATGTTGCAATCAAGGAAATGAGCCCGGCAACATATACTAAAGGTAAGTTTTTACCCTACAATATATTGGATTATTTGCGCCATATGGCCTTTTATAGGCCATTTTTTTAAACCCTCCCttccttggcgtaactggtaaagttgctatcatatgaccaggaggtcacgagttcgagccgtggaaatagcctctcgcagaaatgcagggtaagtctacatacaatagacccttgtggtccggacCTTCCGGGGACTTGACTGCCCTTTTTTAAAATCCTTCCTCATTTGTCCAGGGGGCTAAATTTCGTCTTTAAAAGTAGTTGGATGAtacgtctcaccacaatgtcgtgtggctTTGACCAGAATCTTGCTAGCAAACTTAAATCCCAACCAAGGGAGACTGTCTAATCGCCCAAACCAATTGTTACGACCATAGTCCTATACCTTGCAAGGGAACTTAAATAGTGGCCTCAAAAAGGCCATTTGTGCAAATGTGCCTACTACATTGTGAAATTCTCAGCTTAGTAGAATGGTGCATACAAAATCAGATTCTGATGCAGTACCTTTTCTTGGACAATGTATGCAGGTAACTTGGTGAAAAATGGTGGATTTGAAAATGGTCCTCATGTATTCAAGAACTTCTCGACAGGGGTGCTCGTCCTGCCTCTAAAACAAGACAAGTACTCACCAATCCCCGGATGGATGGTTCAGTTTGCAAAACCAGCAAAATACATCGACTCGAAGCATTTCTTAGTGCCTTCAGGATGTGGAGCTGTTGAATTGATAGGAGGAAGGGAAACAGGCATTGCACAGATCGTAAGGACAGTCCCCAAACAATTCTACAACCTGACTTTCACCATTGGCGATGCCAACAATGACTGCCACGGATCTATGACAGTTCAAGCATTTGCGGGGAAGGCCAGGAcagaagtttcctttgtatcAAGTGGAAAAGGATGGTACAAGAAAGCAAGCTTCAAGTTCCAGGCGGATACGAGTAGAACAACAATAGCTTTCTATAATCCATATTATCACACGAAGATACATGACTTCGGTCACATGTGTGGACCTGTCATCGATGATGTTAGTCTTGTTCGTGTCCGTAGATAAGCAGAAGGAAATGAGCATACTCAGAAAAGGTCAATTTCTAGACAAGTTTTAATAGGAAtagatttttctcttttcaagATCAAATTTGTAATACTCAATCAAGTGAACACATGTGTGAAGAAGGGTAGTGAAATCTACCAttgtttttatgtttctt is a genomic window of Nicotiana tabacum cultivar K326 chromosome 16, ASM71507v2, whole genome shotgun sequence containing:
- the LOC107824802 gene encoding protein TEEBE-like is translated as MASLFSLSFVLIFCLYISFASATSAPYLDDLLQNGDFEQGPKPSNMKKTVIIGKYSLPKWEKKGIVEWVSGGPQPGGFYFPIPRGAHAVRLGNEASISQYVKVKPNKTYSLTFGATRTCAQDEVLTVSAAGMSGDLPIQTLYSADGGDTYAWAFKANSDLVKVTFHNPGIQEDPTCGPLIDHVAIKEMSPATYTKGNLVKNGGFENGPHVFKNFSTGVLVLPLKQDKYSPIPGWMVQFAKPAKYIDSKHFLVPSGCGAVELIGGRETGIAQIVRTVPKQFYNLTFTIGDANNDCHGSMTVQAFAGKARTEVSFVSSGKGWYKKASFKFQADTSRTTIAFYNPYYHTKIHDFGHMCGPVIDDVSLVRVRR